The genomic stretch GTGGCGCATCGTCAGGATGCGGTGCAGCATGCGCAGCAGCTGTTGAAGATGATGGGGTACGGGGTTTAGGTTTTATGAGGCCTGATGCCCTCTCCCACAGGGAGAGGGGGAACGGCTTCTTAGCACAGCTCTAACTGCAAATTATTATCTTTAATCACCTGCATCACGCCCGCCGGCGGCATCACGTCGGTGTAGACCGCGTCCACCATGCTGATGCTGCCCATATTCACCATCGCGTTACGACCAAACTTCGAATGGTCTACCACCAGCATCACGTGACGTGAGTTTTCAATAATCGCGCGCTTGGTGCGCACCTCGTGATAATCAAACTCCAGCAGCGATCCGTCACTGTCGATGCCGCTGATCCCGAGAATGCCAAAGTCGAGGCGGAACTGAGAGATAAAATCGAGGGTCGCTTCGCCGATAATCCCGCCGTCGCGGCTGCGCAGTTCGCCGCCCGCGAGGATGATGCGGAAGTCGTCTTTCTGCATCAGGGTATTGGCCACGTTCAGGTTGTTGGTGACCACGCGCAGGTTCTCGTGATCCAGCAGCGCATGAGCGACCGCTTCCGGCGTGGTGCCGATATCAATAAACAGCGTCGCCCCGTTCGGGATCTGGCTGGCGACCTTGCGGGCAATGCGCTCTTTCTCTGCCGTCTGCGTCGCCTTACGGTCATGCCATGAGGTATTGACCGAACTGGACGGCAGCGCCGCCCCGCCGTGGTGGCGAAGAATACGGTTCTGATCGGCCAGGTCGTTCAGGTCACGACGGATGGTTTGTGGGCTGACGGCAAACTGCTCCACCAGTTCTTCGGTGCTGACGTATCCCTGTTTTTTTACCAGTTCGATAATAGCGTCATGACGTTGTGTTTGTTTCATCAATTATCCCTGAGAATTATGTTCGTTTTCGCGCATGGAGCGTGTCGGCAAAGGCCATTGCCAGCCCCACGGCCAGCCCGGCGACGTGCGCACCGTTGGCGATAGACATACCAAACAGATCAAACCATCCGGCAATTAGCCATATTAACGCAAAGGTTATTAATCCGCGCTGCAGATAGATGCCGCTTTCCGGATCGCGCTCCCCGCGAAGCCAGACATAACCCATCAGGGCATACACGACGCCTGACAGCCCGCCGAACCACGGCCCGCTAAACTTGTGCTGCACATAGCCGCTCAGCAGGGCGCTGATAAGAGTGATAACGATCAGCTTGCCGCTGCCCAGGCGCTTTTCAACGGCACCGCCGAGATACCACCACCAGAGCAGGTTAAAGAGAATATGCATCACCGAGAAGTGCATCAGCGCGTGGCTAAAGTAGCGCCAGACGTCAAACTCAAGAGACGGGTCATAGGGCCAGGCCAGGGCAATCATCACGCTCTGGTCGCCCACCACGTTCATAATA from Enterobacter dykesii encodes the following:
- a CDS encoding DeoR/GlpR family transcriptional regulator, encoding MKQTQRHDAIIELVKKQGYVSTEELVEQFAVSPQTIRRDLNDLADQNRILRHHGGAALPSSSVNTSWHDRKATQTAEKERIARKVASQIPNGATLFIDIGTTPEAVAHALLDHENLRVVTNNLNVANTLMQKDDFRIILAGGELRSRDGGIIGEATLDFISQFRLDFGILGISGIDSDGSLLEFDYHEVRTKRAIIENSRHVMLVVDHSKFGRNAMVNMGSISMVDAVYTDVMPPAGVMQVIKDNNLQLELC
- the glpG gene encoding rhomboid family intramembrane serine protease GlpG, producing MLMITSFTNPRVAQAFVDYMATQGVILTIQQHNQTDVWLADESQAARVNEELARFLENPGDPRYLAASWQSGQTDSGLHYSRFPFLATIRERAGPFTLLLMAACIIVFIIMNVVGDQSVMIALAWPYDPSLEFDVWRYFSHALMHFSVMHILFNLLWWWYLGGAVEKRLGSGKLIVITLISALLSGYVQHKFSGPWFGGLSGVVYALMGYVWLRGERDPESGIYLQRGLITFALIWLIAGWFDLFGMSIANGAHVAGLAVGLAMAFADTLHARKRT